In Bartonella machadoae, a single genomic region encodes these proteins:
- the argB gene encoding acetylglutamate kinase: MDDVESDVADVFEEQAAFLSSALPYMQKYENETVVVKYGGHAMGDAALGRAFARDIALLKQSGINPVVVHGGGPQIAEILMKMGIESRFENGLRVTDERIVEVVEMVLAGSINKEIVALINAEGEWAIGLCGKDGNMVFAEKTYKTVIDPDSHIERVLDLGFVGEPVEVDRTLLDLLACSEMIPVLAPVAPGRDGKTYNINADIFAGAIAGALEAKRLLFLTDVPGVLDKQGKLLKELTISEAESFIKDGTISGGMIPKVETCIKALQNGVEGVVILNGKTPHSVLLELFTEQGVGTLIVA, from the coding sequence ATGGATGATGTTGAAAGCGATGTTGCAGATGTTTTTGAAGAACAAGCAGCATTTTTATCGTCTGCTCTACCTTATATGCAAAAATATGAAAATGAAACGGTGGTTGTAAAATATGGCGGTCATGCTATGGGCGATGCTGCTTTGGGACGGGCATTTGCCCGTGATATTGCTTTATTAAAACAATCAGGCATTAACCCCGTTGTTGTTCACGGTGGAGGACCTCAAATTGCTGAAATTTTGATGAAAATGGGGATTGAATCACGCTTTGAAAACGGTTTACGCGTCACTGATGAGCGTATCGTTGAAGTGGTTGAAATGGTTTTAGCAGGTTCCATAAACAAGGAAATTGTTGCTCTTATTAATGCTGAGGGTGAATGGGCAATAGGATTGTGTGGCAAAGATGGCAATATGGTTTTTGCCGAAAAGACATATAAAACGGTCATTGATCCTGATTCGCATATTGAACGTGTTTTAGACTTGGGGTTTGTTGGTGAACCCGTTGAAGTTGATCGCACATTATTAGATCTTTTAGCATGTTCTGAAATGATTCCAGTTCTTGCTCCTGTAGCTCCAGGCCGTGATGGCAAAACCTATAATATCAATGCTGATATTTTTGCTGGAGCTATTGCCGGTGCATTAGAGGCCAAACGCCTTTTATTTCTCACCGATGTCCCTGGTGTTTTGGATAAACAGGGTAAACTTTTAAAAGAATTGACTATTTCTGAAGCGGAAAGTTTCATCAAAGATGGGACAATTTCAGGGGGAATGATTCCAAAAGTAGAAACCTGTATAAAGGCTCTTCAAAATGGTGTAGAAGGTGTGGTTATTTTAAATGGTAAAACCCCCCATTCTGTCTTGCTAGAACTCTTTACTGAACAAGGTGTTGGAACACTTATTGTTGCATAA
- a CDS encoding DMT family transporter — protein MVDRELLKHPLLSKQELALFAATILWGITFLVTHIAVRYSGPLFFVGFRLMVASFMCGVIFGRSLKGVTVYEIFAGIAIGLGMFLGYGLQAMGLQTILSSQSAFITALYVPMVPILQWIVFKKPPRLACWIGIVFAFIGLILVSGQKPGSFDFSKGEILTLLGALAIAGEIILIGIFANKVDSRRVTIIQLFFGGLFSFFCMPLVGERIPEFSWIWLSIGAGLALMSAIIQLAMNWAQKSISPTRATLIYAGEPVWAGIVGRLAGERLSSLALLGGMLILIGIIVAELQPSQWRKKDKVIKKTD, from the coding sequence ATGGTTGATAGAGAACTGTTGAAACATCCGTTATTGAGCAAGCAGGAATTGGCGTTATTTGCTGCGACAATATTATGGGGCATTACCTTTTTAGTGACTCACATTGCGGTACGCTATAGTGGTCCCCTCTTTTTTGTTGGATTTCGTCTTATGGTTGCGTCATTTATGTGTGGGGTAATTTTTGGGCGTTCTCTGAAAGGTGTAACTGTTTATGAAATTTTTGCAGGGATAGCGATTGGTTTAGGGATGTTTTTGGGTTATGGTTTGCAAGCTATGGGGCTTCAAACAATTCTGAGTAGTCAGTCTGCTTTTATTACGGCACTTTATGTTCCGATGGTTCCAATCTTGCAGTGGATTGTTTTTAAAAAGCCCCCTCGTTTAGCTTGTTGGATTGGTATTGTTTTTGCTTTTATTGGTCTTATCCTTGTTTCTGGACAAAAGCCAGGGAGTTTTGATTTTTCAAAAGGTGAAATTCTAACTTTATTAGGTGCTTTAGCAATTGCTGGAGAAATTATACTCATCGGAATTTTTGCCAACAAAGTTGATAGTCGACGGGTAACAATTATACAGTTATTTTTTGGTGGTCTTTTTTCATTTTTTTGTATGCCTTTAGTGGGGGAAAGAATTCCTGAGTTTTCATGGATATGGTTGAGTATTGGTGCAGGATTGGCATTGATGAGTGCTATCATTCAATTAGCAATGAATTGGGCACAAAAGTCTATTTCACCTACGCGCGCAACACTTATTTATGCAGGAGAACCGGTATGGGCTGGTATTGTTGGGCGTTTAGCTGGTGAGCGTTTATCCTCTTTAGCGTTATTGGGAGGAATGCTCATTCTGATTGGAATCATCGTGGCGGAGTTACAACCTTCACAATGGCGTAAAAAAGATAAAGTCATTAAAAAAACGGATTAA